TGATTACGGCGGTGCTGATTTTCATCACCGGCATTCCCTCGGCCTGCTCGCTCTCCGGCGGCCTCAAGATCGGCAGCCGCGACTTCATCGACGCGGCGGGTTATCTGACGGACAGCATCATGATGCCGCTCTGCTCGATGTTCTGCTGCCTCTTCGTCGGCTGGGCGCTGAACAGGGAGCTGGTGAAGCGTGAGGCGACCAACGACGGGAAGATCAGCTTCGGGCTTTTCGATATCTGGATGATAATGGTAAAGGTGATCGCCCCCGCCGCGATCCTGGTGATTTTCTTTACGGGGCTTAAGTGGTAGGGGAAAAGAACAAACAGCTCTAATGTATAAGGCAAGGAGGGAATGGCTTTTACCTCGCGCCCTTCCTTGTCTTATATAAGATGATTTATTTCAGAAATGGTGAGAATCCAGGCACTTCGGTCCAAGTAACATTTACCAGCTCTGATCCATATATTATCTCCGAACCGTTTTTTATTGACCCATACACCTGATTTTTTATGTCACCATTCATGGCTGCTGTATTAATTGATGGAGAACACTTATACCATCTATCTGTTTCGCTGTTATATACATACTCCGCTACATAGCTATTGGCTCCGCCAAACTTATTTTCACTTGCATATAACAGAGGATCTCCGCTTTTGCCCTTTATATCCGCTTTGACATAATATTCCTTGCCGTCATAAACATAAGGGCCTCCCAAAAGTTTTCCCACTAATTCCATTAATTTGCGCCCCGACGGCCACTCCACGCCACTCGCCATCTCTTTATATGCGGCCAGCACATGTTCATATATTGTTTTCGTTCTGTCCATTTTTTCTTCATCATGCCCCTCAATGGAGCATGATATCAACAGCCTATCATTACTCGTAGTCGTCATTGAATATGTGCCTCCTGCATGACATACTCCGAGGCAGAAAGCTGAATCATCCGCTGTACTCAGATTTTTAACCTTTGTAAACTGCGCCATCGCCTTTTCCAAAGATTCTTTGAAAGTTTTCCCATTTTCCGCGCGCTCCACATAATAGGCGCTCTTTATCGTGCGGCGATCCCCCCGGCACGCCGTTTTCTCCGCCGTTTCCGTCGACGAACCGGCGCTCAGCGCCATGAGGCCGGCGAGGATGCCGATGATGATCACGACGATCAATATCTCCACGAGGGTGAATGCCCTCTTTTTTTTATTTTTCAAAAGTTTATCCACAACGACCACCCGCTTTCAAAGCCCGCGATATCCGGGGCTTTCTAATTTCATCCTTATAAAAACAGTCGCTTTACTTTTTATAGGGACTCTCCCATGTCTATTATTTTAAGGCATTTTCAGGTATCTGGCGAGCGTATCGCAGAGCAGTTTCGGGTCGATCGGTTTTGCCAGATGTTCGTTCATTCCCGCGGATTTGGATTTTTCCACGTCCTCGTCGAAGGCGTTGGCGCTCATCGCGACGATCGGGATGCTGCGGGCGTCGGCTTTTTCGGTATGGCGGATGGATCTGGCGGCGGTAAGCCCATCCATCAGCGGCATGCGGATGTCCATAAGTATGAGGTCGTAGTAATGATCGGGGTTTGCGACAAACGCCTCTATCGCCGCAAGACCGTTTTCCGCGACCTCCACTTCGAGGCCCACGGAGGTGAGGAGGCGCCTGGCAACTTCGACGTTGAGCAGGTGGTCCTCCGCAAGCAGCACGCGGCGGCCGCTGAAGTCATATTTTATCTTCGGCTCCCGCGCCCCCGCGTATTTTTTTTCACCGCGGCAAGGCCGCTCTTCGCAGAGTTCAAGAGGCAGCGTGATGACAAATTCGCTGCCGGCGCCCTCTATGCTGCTCACCGTTATGCGGCCGCCCATGAGTTCCGCGAGGTTCCTGGATATCGCCAGCCCCAGCCCGGTGCCGCCGTAAGCCGAGGAGGCTCCGGAGTATTCCTGTTCGAACGGATCGAAGATTTTCGTAATAAATTCTTCTTTTATGCCGATCCCCGTGTCGTTGACGGAGAAGCGCATGTAGGCTTTGCCGGCGGATATCCTGTCCTGGCTGACCGCAAACCGCACGCGGCCTCCCGCCGGAGTGAATTTTATCGCGTTGGAGATGATATTTATCAGTATCTGCTGGAGTTTAATCGGGTCGCCAAGATAGCCGCTCTCTGTGAAGGTCATCATGACGCAGTCGTAGTCGACGCCCTTCGCCTCCGCCTGTTCGCAGCAGATGGTATTGATGCCGTTGATGAATTCCTCAAAGGGGATCTTTTCTTTCTTGATGACGACTTTGCCGCTTTCGATGCGGCTCATGCCAAGTATGTCGTTGATAAGGGTCAGCAGGAAGCGCGCCGATATCCCGACTTTCGCCAGACAGTCAGAGACCTGTTCCGGGTCGTCCACACACTGCGCGGCGATCGCCGACATCCCTATTATCGCGTTCATCGGCGTTCTGATCTCATGGCTCATGCGCGAGAGGAATTCAGACTTGGCGAGGCTGGCCTGCTTTGCCTGGGCGAGCGCCTCTCTGAGCATCTCCTGCTGCCTCGCCTGCTCGTTGAAGATCTCAGTCACATCGCTCTTCGTCGCCAGTATAAAACGTCTGATGTCGTCAAGATAGCAAAACTGCCATTTTTTCCGCGCTTTTCCGCCGCGTTTATCCTGCACGTTGAAGGAGCAGCTGAAGAGCTCCTGTCTTTCAAGTTCGCGCAGTATATTGTCCAGCTTCATCACCCGCACGGCTTCCGGCAGTTCTTCGTCCAGCACGTAACCGCCCAATATCGTATTCAGCCCGTTCCTGTAGTTGGAGGCGTCCGGACAACTGTCCTCAAGGGATTGATATATCGTCATCGCTCCGGTGCTGACGTCGATGAGGACGATCCGGTCATATTCTATCTCGGTTATCCGCTTGGTGATCATCTCCGGGTTTTTCTCTTTGCTGATATCATAGGTATAGAGGAAGCACATTATATCCCGCGTCTCCGGGTGGAGGAACCGCTTCGCGGAGGTACGCGCCCAGATGACTCCCCCGTCGTTGGTCCCGCGCAGGTACTCGAGCGTCGCCGGCGTCTCTTCGAGCGAGATCGGGGCGGAGAGGTTTTCGAGGCTGAACGTATCGAGTATTTCCTTTCTCTTTTCGTCCCTGATCGCGGTGGCGGAAAGAGCGGAGACCGCCCGGCTGAAGGGCATCCCCTCATGGCAGACGCCGATGTTGGGACCGGCCCGATAGACTTCTATGATATCTTTGGTGATGTTGGCCCTTGCCCTTGTAAGCGCGTTTTTGCTTTCCGCCGTATCCTGGAAACGCTTTTCTTCTTCAAAACGACGCTCCATCTCCTTCAGCCCGGTCATGCGGAGGTTCGCATTCCGGACGGCGGCATCCGCCTTTTGCCGCTTCGAGCGGGCGAGCGGACGTTCTTTGCCAAACCGCTCTCTCTTCCGTTCCGCCGTCACGTCGGAGAGCAGACAGGCGCAGTACCCCTCCGCAAGACGGTAGCTGAACACGCAGAGGTATTTATCTATTTCAGGACTGTAGTCGACGATGGAGATCCCCGCTCCGGCAGAGGCCGCCCGTCCGTAAAAGTCCAGCCACTTGCGGTCGGCGTTGTCAAACAGCTTGTAAAAACACTTGCCGTTGACGTATTCCGCATCGAAACCCTCCAGCCGTGCGAGCGCCCTGTTGAGGTAGACGAAGCGAAAGTCCGCGAAATTGCCGTGATCGTCTTTCAGCATCTCTATTATGCAGGACGGCTGCGGGCTGTCGTCAAAACAGGCGCGAAAATCATCAAGCCTCTCCGTATTTTCCATCGGCGTCCTCTCCTTTATGATATCAAACCGTCATCTTTCAAAAAATTTCGCAAGCACTCTGTAGAGTACGGATATATCTATCGGCTTCACCACATGCGCGTTCATTCCCGCCGCGCGCGTCTTTTCCACATCCTCGTCGAAAGCGTTGGCAGTCAGCGCGATTATCGGGACCGTCAGAGCGTCGGCGCGCTTCATATTCCTTATCGCGCGCGCCGCCTCGTATCCGTTCATGATGGGCATCTGGATATCCATAAATACGGCGTCTATATCTCCCGGCTCCGAAGCCGCGAAGATGTCGGCGCATATTTTGCCGTTATCGGCCATGAGGCATTCGATTCCTTTTTTCTCAAGTATTTTCCGCACGATGTTTGCGTTGACCGGGTGGTCTTCGGCGATTATCATTCTTCGCCCTTTGAGATATTCCCCGGACTTCCGGGAGGCATCCGGCCTGGCCGATACGGCGGGCGCGCGCTCCAGGCACAGTTCAAAGGAGAAGCGGCTGCCCTTGTCAAGTTCGCTTTCAACGTTTATCCAGCTCCCCATCATCGCGGCGATCCTGGATGCTATCGCCAGCCCCAGCCCCGTGCCTTTTATGGCGCCGCTGTTGCGCCCCTCCTGTTTGAACTCGGTAAATATCGCGTCGATGTTTTCTTTTTCTATACCGATGCCGGTATCCTCCACGGAGAACGAGACAACGGCCTCTCTTTCGGCCGCGCGGAGCAGCTCGGCGCGAAGGGTCACCTCTCCTCCGGGACGGTTATATTTGATGGCGTTCGAGATAAGGTTTATCAACAGCTGCTTGATGCGCAGCTCGTCAGAGAGGACGTACAGGCTTCCCTCAAAGGACGCCAGTCTGAAAGCCAGCCCCTGCCGCGCCGCCGCGTCGGAGTATATCAGCCCGATGGCGCGCACCGTCTCCGCCAGGTCGAAGGATTCTTTGCGCAGCTCCATCTTCCCTTCGTTTATCTTACTCATGTCGAGCACGTCGTTTATAAGGGAAAGAAGGTGCCTCGACGCCTTTTTGATTTTCGCGCTCGCCGTCTTTATCTCCGCGAGGGATTCGGCTTCGGCGATCTCGTCGTTGATGCCGATTATCGTGGTGAGAGGCGTGCGTATCTCATGGCTCATGGAGGCAAGGAATTTGCTTTTCGCCTCGTTCGCCAGCTCAAGTTCCTCGTTCTTCTCTTTTTTTATCTTATACATGCCGCAGAGAAACAGGAACGCCGCCAGCGTCGCCGCAAAGAGACCGGCCAGCGCGCCCGCCTTCATGGGGTCGGTGTAGAATATGTCGCTCCACTTGGGCTGGTAAAATTTTTCCGTGTTCCTGCGCACGATATCGCGGATGTCGCTCGCGGGAAGGCTTTCGAGAGTCTTGGTGATTATGGAAAAAAGCAGCGGGTCGGCCTCGGCCGACACTCCGAGGGAAAGGCGCTGAGTTTCTCCCGATACCCCGATATAATAAAGGTTCCGATACTTGGCGAAGGACGAATAGTAACCGGCCTCGTAGGCGTTTATGAAAGCGCAGCCGGCTTCGCCCGTCCTTACCGCCTCTATGCAGTCCAGGGCCGAGGGGTAATAGTCGTACTTGAGGCCGGGGACGAATTTCCTCACCCTGGAGGAGATGTATTTGCGGTCAGTCACCGCCGCGCTGACGGCGGGGGCGGAGCGGCTCTTCCTCACGCAGACCACCATGGCCTGCGTGAAGGGCGGCGTAACGTGCGCCCCTTTTTCAGCGGCCCAGGCGTAGTCATAGGTCATGGCGCTGACTATATTTTTTTCGTCTTTCGTCCCGCCCTCCGGCCGGTCGACGCTCTCCGCGGCGAACTTGATCCCCGATTTTTCAGATATCAGTTCGACGATCTCGGGGACGATGCCGGAGAACTTTTTCTCCCTGGCGTCATAGTACTCCATCGGATGCCATCCTTCGTCATAGAGGGCGACGACGCGGGGAGAGCTCTTGATGTATTCGCGTTCTTCCCGCGTGAAGACGACGGGCGTCTCGCGCTCCGCGCCGTAATATTTGTTGTAAAGATCTGAATTGAAGCCGGGATAAGAAAAATTGATCTGATTAAGAGCCATATTAAGCTTTTCCAGGAGGGCGATGTTGTCCTTCCTCACGGCAAAGTAAAAGTTTTCAGGGGCGAATCTGGCGACGACTTTGAGGCCGCCGTCCATCCGGAAGTTGTCGGAGAACAGGATGTCCGCCTTCCCCGCCGCTATCGCGAGGCCGGCCTCCTCATAGTTTGGGTAAAACTGATTGCCGGTGGCGAAACCTTTAGAGCGGCAGTAATCGAAATATTTCTCGTTGTTGGGGTTGCCGGCGACAAGCGCGGTACGCGCGCCGTCAAAAGAGGCAAAATCCTCGTAGGCGAAGCGGTCGTCATCTCTCCTCACGACCAAACAATAGGCGTTGCGCCCGGAAGCGAGAGCCGTAAAGGCCAGTTTCTTTTCCCTGTCCCGGTCCTTGCGCAGATAACCGACGACATCCACTTCACCGCGTTCAAGTCTGCCGAGCGTCTCCGCGAGGGTACCGTTTATGAACTCATATTTCCAGCCGGTAAACTGCGCGATCGCTAAAAAGTATTCGTAAATGTAGCCATTATGGCCGCCGGGCATCCCGTCGTCTCCGTACAGAAAGCTGCCTACACGCAGGACCGCCCCTCTGCCGTACTGTTCGGCCGGCGCGGCCTCCCCGTGTTCGCAGGGGGACAGGACGGCAAGCGCCGATAGGATGATACACAGGGCGAGGCGTCTCCATAGACACGGCACGCGCCCGCCGCGTTTCGGCTGCCGATTTGCATTTTCGTACACAGGCATCAACTCCCTGCCGGCGGACATATCAGTACCGGGCAGCGCCGCCCGATACATATGCCTCTATATTGACCTATTGATTATAACATCCTTGATGTAATATAAAACCAAGGGCTGGCGCATCAACAGGCCAACAGAGGGCGAATTGGCGTTTATAAGCGATCACGATGGAAAGATAAGCTGCGATTTACATGACCTTTTTCGACGCGCCGGCGCTATATCAGCCTTTCAATATATGGGATACGGCCTCTCCGCAGAGCTTGACCGCCCTTTCCGCCGCCTCCGGGTCTATCGTCAGCGGGGGGTTGAAATAGATGACGTCGCCCAGCGGCCGCAGCAGCAGCCCAAAATCAAGGGCGCGTTTATATATTTTATAGCCGGTTCGTTCGGAGGCGGGAAAGGGCTCTTTTGTTCTCCGGTCGCGCACAAGCTCAACGGCGTTGACGAGGCCGATCCGGCGTATTTCCCCGACGTTCGGATGTCCGCCCAGCCGCTCCCTCAGCGCGGCGTTGAGAATGTCGGCCACGGCGGCCGCCTTTTCGAGTATTTTATCCTCGCGCAAAACTTTCTGTACCGCGAGCGCCGCGGCGCAGCCCAGCGGATTGCCGCTGTAGGTATGGCTGTGCATGAAGGCGCGCCCCTCGCCGTAATCGGCGTAAAAGGCGTCGTATATCTCGTCGGTGGCGACGGTGATCGCCATCGGCAGGTATCCGCCGGTGAGGCCCTTGGAGACGCACATGATGTCCGGGCTCACGCCGGCATGGTCAAAGGCGAACATCTTCCCCGTGCGGCCGAAACCGGTGGCGATCTCGTCGGCGATGAGAAGGACGCCATAGCCGTCGCAGAGCGCGCGCAGTTTTTTCAGGTACAGCGGCGGGTATATCCTCATGCCGGCGCTGCCCTGAAGAAGCGGCTCGACGATCATCGCGCAGCACTCGCGCGCGTGGCGGGCGAAGGTTTCCTCCGCGGCGGCGAAGCATTCGCAGCCGCAGCTATCGCGCTCCAGGCCATATTTGCAGCGGTAGCAGTCGGGCGCCTCGACGCGCACGGTATCCATCAGCATCGGCCGGTATATCTTTGCGTAGAGGTCCATCGTTCCGACGGAAAGGGCGCCGATCGTCTCCCCGTGGTAACCGTCTGTGAGGCAGAGGAAGCGCGTCCTTTCGGGATGGCCGCACTGGTGCTGATATTGGAAGCTCATCTTGAGCGCGCATTCCACCGAGGCCGAGCCGTTGTCCGAGAAGTTGAATTTCGACAGCCCGCGCGGCACGATCCCCGCAAGCTCCTCGCATAACCGCACCGCCGGTTCGTGCGTAAAGTTGGCGAATATGACATGTTCGAGCCGGTCCAGCTGCTCCTTTACCGCGGCGTTTATCACGGGATGGCAATGGCCGAGAAGGTTGCACCACCACGAGCTGACGATGTCGATATATTCTTTGCCGTCATAGCCGTAGAGGTATACGCCGCGTCCCTCCTTTATCGCGATGGGGGGAAGTTCCTCGTAGTCCTTCATCTGTGAACAGGGGTGCCATATATGTTTCAGGTCGCGCTCCGCAAGGCCGCTCATCTAATTCCCGCCTCCGTAAAGTTTCCGCAGCTCCGCCGCCCCTATGCCGATGTCCTCGGCGCCGCGCGCCACGGTCGCGACGACCGGCACCCCCGCAAGCTCTTCTATCATCATTCGGTTGTCCTCCTCAATAATGCCGCCGGCAGTCCAGTTGTTCATGATCACGGCGCGCGGTTCCAGGCCGCGCGCCCGCATGTAGCTGACTGTGAGGACGGCGGCGTTGATCGCCCCCAGCCCTGATCCCGAGACGACGACGGAGGGAAGCCCAGTCTCGCGCACGATATCTTCGAGCATCAGGCGCGGCCCTTCGCCGAACGATATCGGGCAGACGATGCCGCCGCTGCCCTCAACGGTCAGGAGGTCGAATTTTTTCATCATGCGCAGAAAGTCTCTCCGCACGACGGCAAGGCTCGCCGGCCTCCCTTCCATTCGCGCGGCGAGGTGCGGCGAATAGGGATGTTCGTAGATATGGGAGACCGCCTCCGCGGGGTCTCCGCCAATACCGGCCATACGGTGGACAAATTCCGCGTCGCCGGGGACCGGCGCGCCGCCTCTGCGCTCCGCTCCGCTTAGGGCCGCCTTATAATAACCGGCGTTCGATCCTGATTCGCGGAGCTTTTTCACGATCAACGCGGTAACGTAAGTCTTTCCGACATCCGTTCCGGTGCCGGTGACGAAGAGCCCCTCAGCCATCTCTTCTCACCTCAAAACCGAGCGAGGCGATCATCTCGCGATCCCTCCGCGGCGATATTCCCGCGGTGGTGAGCATATCTCCGGTTATAGCGGCGTTCGCCCCATACTTGAAGCAGGAATACCCCTTGTCGGCGAGCAGCCCCCGGCCTCCCGCGAGGCGTATCGAGGCCTCCGGCAGAATGAAACGGTATATCGCGACGGTGCGCAGTATCTCTTCGTGTGGCAGCGGCCTGTTTTTCTCAAAGGGAGTGCCGGCGATCGGGTTGAGTATGTTCAGAGGCACCGAGCTTATTCCCAGCTCACGCAGCTCCAGAGCCATCTCTATACGGTCCGCCATCCTCTCGCCGAGTCCGATGATGCCGCCGCTGCAAACGGAAAGGCCGGCTTCGCGCGCCGCCGCTATCGCCGCGGCCTTCTCACGCCAACCGTGCGTCGTGCAGATGTTGGGAAAAAATTTCTCCGAACTCTCAAGGTTGTTGTGCGCGCGCTCCGCCCCCGCCTCTTTGAGCACCGCGAACTGCTCCGCGCTCAACAGGCCGAGCGACACGCAGGGAGACAGCCCCGTCTCCCTGCGTATCATCGCTATCGACCGGCAGACAGAATCAAGCTCTTCGTCAGAGAGCGCCCCGCCCGAGGTGACGATCGAAAAACGCAGCGCGCCCCCCGCCTCCGCCGCGCGGGCCTCCGCGACGATCGCTTCCGGGGAGAGCAGCCGATATTCACAGGCGTCGGTCCGGTAATGGGCCGACTGCGCGCAGAACTTGCAGTCCTCGGAGCAGCGGCCGCTCTTCGCGTTCACGATCGCGCAAAGGTCGAACCCGCCGCCGCAGCGCCGTTTACGTATCTCGGCGGCGGCGGCGCATAGGTCGCCAAGCGGCGCAAGGCAAAGCAGCGCGGCCTCTTCGGCGGATATTTCGCCGCCGCTCATAACGGCATTTTTCAGTTCTTCAAGAACGGGCATAGCGCAGCGGGCTCCTCTCCGCAAGGCGTACCGCGATCAGCGCCCCGACGAAGCAGAGCAGGATGTCGCCCGGGACGGCCAGCAGGAAACAATAGATAAAGAGCGCCTCAAAGCTCAGCGGCTGCGCAAGGACGAAGTTTGAGATCAGGCAGCAGTAGGCAATGCCGCAGAGATAGACGGCGGCGAGGCCGGCGACCGAAGCCGCTACGGCGAGCTTGAAGCTGAGCCGCCGCGCGGAAAAGGCGATCTTTCCCGTGAGCCAGGCTCCGAGCATAAACCCGATCAGATAGCCGAAGGAGGGCTTTAACAGGTAGGCTGGGCCGCCCCCTTCCGTAAAGACTGGCGCTCCGACAAGGCCAAGCACAAGGTAGACGGCGACGGAGAGCGCGCCGAGCCTGCCTCCAAGCAGAAGGCCGGCAAGCGTGGTGAAGAGAAATTGAAGCGTGAACGGGACTACCGGCAGAGGCACCTTTATCTGCGCGCCCACCGCTATCAGAGCGGTGAAGAGCGCGCATAATATCATTTGCCGGGTATCAAGGCCGCCTTTTGACATGACGCAAATCCTCCTGAAAGAAAGTTTTCTTCCCGGAGAATTTATCATATCTGCTAAAGATATGTCAACTTATAATTTTATACTAGTTGACAGCGCTTTCCACCATCTTCTCCAGCCGCCCGCGCGATTCGAGCAACTTTTCATATTCAGCGAGGACTCCGTCCGTCTCTTCGGCGCGGAGCGGCTCGACTATCCGCACGACGATATCATAGATGGGGATGAGACCGAGATTGGCCAGCACGCCCTTCAGCGTATGCGCGCAGTAGAAAGCCCTCTCCCTGTCTCCGGCGCGCAGGGCGTCGCCAAGGGCGAAGAAGGCCTCGTCGCGGGCGATGCTCCGCAGACAATCCATATATAGTTCATCGTCGCCGACGACCCGCTCCAGCGCGCCGTCGACATCGCAGCCCCATCTTTTGAGTTCTCCATATAATTTTTTCATTATCTCGCCCTTCTGTTGACCAGATTATCATCCACGGCCAGAATACATTTTCCCGGCACCGATCCAATCCCCCTAAGATCGAGAACCGCCCAATTCAGTCACTGCGAGGGCATCTGTGAAACCTACGTCAGGCTAAAATCAATGGCTATGATTATACGTTATTTTTTTATTTCCCGTATTGTTTTTATTCACATTTTGGAATATTCGGCGGTAAAATATACCTTGTTTATCCGCTGTTTAGAGTTATACTTCTACAGTAATTTTATGAAGGTATCATCAATTTGAAAGAAGGTATAGATTTTGGCTCTTTGCTACTACAACGAAAAATTCTCCCCCGTCGCGGAGTGCGCGCTGCCCCTGACAGATATGGCGATCCAGCGCGGCGTGGGCGCCTTTGAATCGATCAGGATATACGACGGGACGCCGTTCGCCATGAAGCAACATCTTGACAGGCTCGCGGGAAGCGCGGCCGGCTCCGGGATCATGGCGGGGCAGATCATCGAAAAACTCCCCGGGCTCATCCGCGACGGGCTCGCGCTGCCGGAAAACGTAAAATTCGACGGCCTTGTGAAGCCATACATCACAGGCGGGGACGTGAACAATAAGGGCAGCTTCCCCGACCCGCGCTTTTTCATCATCTTCGACGAGGTACACAAGCCGACCGAAGAGGAAAAGAAGAAGGGCATCGTGCTCGAGCCAAATCATGTCGCGCGTCCGTTCCCGCTCATCAAGAGCACCAATTACCTGTTTGGCCTCATCCCGCTCTCAAAGGCCCAAAAGGTAAACTTTGAAACGCTTTACATCACCCCCGAGGGTGAGATCACCGAAGCCATGAGCAGCAACTTCTTCCTCTGCAAAGAGGGAAAGATCATCACCGCCCCCGTCGGCAAGGTCCTCAAGGGCGTGACGCGCGACATCATCATCACGCTCGCGAGGGAAAACGGCTTTACGGTCGAGGAACGCTGCCCGCTGGAGAAGGAACTCGCGGAGGCTGACGAGGCATTCATCACCGGCACAGTCAAGGAGATACTCCCCGTCGTGCGCGTGGGCGCGCAGCAGATCGGCGGCGGCCGCCCCGGTCCCGTCGCGCAGAACCTTCAGCATATCTTCCTGAAGAACCAGCACCGCTGGATGGACTGACCTCTCTAAAAAGGCCGGCGGGGCATCTTCCGCGACGCCCCGCCCTTCCGCTTTCCATGAACAAATATCTGCGTCCCGCCTTTCTTATTCCGATCTCGTATTCGCTGTTCAGCGCCGCGCTGACGATACTCCTGCTCGCGGCCGCCGCGTCCCGGTATACGGCGCGCGGCGGCGCGGCGGCGGTTTTCTTTTTCCGTTACGGCTATCTCATCTTCGCCGCGTTCGGAGCGGCCGCGGCGGTCAGCCCGCTAGGGCTCCCGCTCTGTCTTTGGCTCTCGCTGCGCCACCGCGGAAAGAGCGCGGGCGAAAGCCCCCTATACAGGACGTCGCCGCTTGTTATGAGCGCCGTCACCCAGGGCATTTTGCTCGCCGCGCTGCTGTTTTTCATCATTTCAAACCTTTTCTAACGCCTACGAGGGGATTTTTATTTTGCCGGCCTCCGGCATGCCGGCGGCGGCGATAAATTCCCGCAGCCGGTAGAGAGAATAGCGATAGGTCTCAGTCAGCAGCTCCGCGAACTCGCTCTCGCTGCCGCCGTCAAGCGCGCACAGCGCCTGGGCGCACTTGTCCTCAATGAAGTCCAGCCCCGCGCGCGCCGCGGGCTGGAACATCAGGTGGTTTCCCCAGAGGAGCAGGCTGTTCGTCTCATTGAAGATGTCGCGCAAAGGTTCGCCCGGCAGCGCTTCAAAGATACATTTCATAAAGGTCCTGGGGACGACCGTGCCCCGCTCGCTGAGAACTTCGCGCATGCGCCTCCTCTGGCCGTCCGTAAACCGCCGCGCGGCGAGCGGGGCGGCGTGAGGCAGCATAGCCGTCATCAAC
The window above is part of the Cloacibacillus evryensis DSM 19522 genome. Proteins encoded here:
- the bioB gene encoding biotin synthase BioB, with the protein product MPVLEELKNAVMSGGEISAEEAALLCLAPLGDLCAAAAEIRKRRCGGGFDLCAIVNAKSGRCSEDCKFCAQSAHYRTDACEYRLLSPEAIVAEARAAEAGGALRFSIVTSGGALSDEELDSVCRSIAMIRRETGLSPCVSLGLLSAEQFAVLKEAGAERAHNNLESSEKFFPNICTTHGWREKAAAIAAAREAGLSVCSGGIIGLGERMADRIEMALELRELGISSVPLNILNPIAGTPFEKNRPLPHEEILRTVAIYRFILPEASIRLAGGRGLLADKGYSCFKYGANAAITGDMLTTAGISPRRDREMIASLGFEVRRDG
- a CDS encoding biotin transporter BioY, translating into MSKGGLDTRQMILCALFTALIAVGAQIKVPLPVVPFTLQFLFTTLAGLLLGGRLGALSVAVYLVLGLVGAPVFTEGGGPAYLLKPSFGYLIGFMLGAWLTGKIAFSARRLSFKLAVAASVAGLAAVYLCGIAYCCLISNFVLAQPLSFEALFIYCFLLAVPGDILLCFVGALIAVRLAERSPLRYARS
- a CDS encoding Hpt domain-containing protein encodes the protein MKKLYGELKRWGCDVDGALERVVGDDELYMDCLRSIARDEAFFALGDALRAGDRERAFYCAHTLKGVLANLGLIPIYDIVVRIVEPLRAEETDGVLAEYEKLLESRGRLEKMVESAVN
- a CDS encoding aminotransferase class IV: MALCYYNEKFSPVAECALPLTDMAIQRGVGAFESIRIYDGTPFAMKQHLDRLAGSAAGSGIMAGQIIEKLPGLIRDGLALPENVKFDGLVKPYITGGDVNNKGSFPDPRFFIIFDEVHKPTEEEKKKGIVLEPNHVARPFPLIKSTNYLFGLIPLSKAQKVNFETLYITPEGEITEAMSSNFFLCKEGKIITAPVGKVLKGVTRDIIITLARENGFTVEERCPLEKELAEADEAFITGTVKEILPVVRVGAQQIGGGRPGPVAQNLQHIFLKNQHRWMD